In Streptomyces violaceusniger Tu 4113, one DNA window encodes the following:
- a CDS encoding ABC transporter permease: MKKLDKERVLLAVAAPVLALAAAFVLTALVLLATGKEPFNAFGIMFDYGVKADSQVYILNKATTYYLAGLSVAIGFRMNLFNIGVDGQYRLAAFFAAVVGGALKLPGLVQIPLIILVAMLVGAMWASIAGLLKVYRGVSEVISTIMLNSLSGIVISYLLVDGRLADLDKQTNIVATDPLPSSSHFFTFPAGGDLDPIWGFIVVAALAGVGFWFLLGRTRFGFDLRAVGRSESAAQASGVNVKRMVLTSMVLSGAMAGLIGMPTLLNDTHQFTSDFPTGIGFTGIAIALLGRNNPVGIALAAVLWGFLERGANRLEFEGYDKEIVGVMQGVIVLCVVIAYELVRRYGLGRQQQRVGAELAAQARADKGIDKTETEVPA, translated from the coding sequence ATGAAGAAGCTGGACAAGGAGCGGGTGCTGCTCGCGGTCGCCGCCCCGGTGCTGGCGCTCGCCGCCGCGTTCGTGCTGACCGCGCTGGTGCTGCTGGCGACCGGCAAGGAGCCGTTCAACGCCTTCGGCATCATGTTCGACTACGGGGTGAAGGCCGACAGCCAGGTCTACATCCTCAACAAGGCGACGACGTACTACCTGGCGGGGCTCTCGGTGGCCATCGGCTTCCGGATGAACCTCTTCAACATCGGCGTCGACGGCCAGTACCGGCTCGCCGCCTTCTTCGCCGCCGTGGTCGGCGGGGCGCTGAAGCTGCCGGGGCTGGTGCAGATCCCGCTGATCATCCTGGTCGCCATGCTCGTCGGCGCCATGTGGGCGTCCATCGCCGGTCTGCTGAAGGTCTACCGGGGCGTCAGCGAGGTGATCAGCACCATCATGCTGAACTCCCTCTCCGGCATCGTCATCAGCTATCTGCTGGTGGACGGGCGGCTGGCCGACCTCGACAAGCAGACCAACATCGTGGCCACCGACCCGCTGCCGTCCTCCAGCCACTTCTTCACCTTCCCGGCGGGCGGCGACCTCGACCCCATCTGGGGCTTCATCGTCGTCGCGGCGCTCGCGGGCGTCGGCTTCTGGTTCCTGCTCGGGCGCACCCGGTTCGGCTTCGATCTGCGCGCGGTGGGCCGCTCCGAGTCCGCCGCCCAGGCCAGCGGCGTCAACGTCAAGCGCATGGTGCTCACCAGCATGGTGCTCTCGGGCGCGATGGCCGGTCTGATCGGCATGCCGACCCTGCTCAACGACACCCACCAGTTCACCTCCGACTTCCCCACCGGCATCGGCTTCACCGGTATCGCCATCGCGCTGCTCGGCCGCAACAACCCGGTCGGCATCGCGCTGGCCGCCGTGCTGTGGGGCTTCCTGGAGCGCGGCGCCAACCGCCTGGAGTTCGAGGGCTACGACAAGGAGATCGTCGGCGTGATGCAGGGCGTGATCGTCCTGTGTGTCGTCATCGCGTACGAACTGGTGCGCCGCTACGGACTGGGGCGCCAGCAGCAGCGGGTCGGCGCGGAACTCGCCGCCCAGGCCAGGGCCGACAAGGGCATCGACAAGACGGAGACGGAGGTGCCGGCATGA
- a CDS encoding helix-turn-helix domain-containing protein, translating to MPETSDQHIGARIRELRAIRDFSLAELGRRAHVSTSQLSRVENGEQPASASVLSAVARALAVDISVLHGQPYIKILQKDQLDAMVSPIGSALEAWDIELDDEPEPRSIEGLEAEIARMVRLRLEANFTETAKGLPGLITEVASVVRRYDSPGRDRERAYALLTEVSRTAASIAYRLGYADLARLAVARMGSAARESGDPCLVAIERFERAAITHGSAGRADRSVALMRQALRDLEDDGSRPVRAMRGILALRGVTYARRAGHTSTADDWLEQARELAQLTGDVDLHALSFGPRWVQMSTVSDLNDVDNHDEALRQVADMRLPKGHPPNRTAHFWINKARSQAWTARHDEALDSLREARKVAPQMTRYHPEVHETVGTLLRARQRATDSLREFAQWSGV from the coding sequence ATGCCCGAAACCAGCGACCAGCACATCGGCGCCCGCATCCGCGAACTCCGCGCCATCCGAGACTTCTCCCTCGCCGAGCTGGGTCGACGGGCCCACGTATCCACCAGCCAGCTCTCCCGAGTTGAGAACGGCGAGCAGCCAGCCAGCGCCTCGGTGCTCTCGGCGGTCGCGCGGGCGCTCGCGGTGGACATCTCCGTTCTGCACGGGCAGCCGTACATCAAGATCCTTCAGAAAGACCAGCTCGACGCCATGGTCTCTCCGATCGGCAGCGCCCTTGAAGCGTGGGACATCGAACTCGATGACGAGCCCGAGCCCCGCTCTATCGAGGGTCTGGAGGCGGAGATTGCCAGGATGGTTCGGCTGCGTCTTGAGGCGAATTTCACGGAGACCGCAAAGGGGCTGCCGGGGCTGATCACCGAAGTGGCATCGGTGGTGCGCAGATACGACAGCCCGGGAAGGGACCGTGAACGCGCGTATGCGCTGCTGACGGAGGTGTCGCGCACGGCGGCGAGCATCGCTTATCGCCTGGGATACGCCGACCTTGCCCGGCTGGCCGTGGCGCGCATGGGCTCTGCCGCACGTGAGTCCGGTGACCCGTGCCTGGTGGCGATCGAGCGGTTCGAGCGGGCTGCGATCACTCATGGTTCGGCCGGGCGGGCGGATAGAAGCGTGGCGCTCATGCGCCAGGCGCTGCGGGACCTTGAGGACGATGGAAGCCGCCCGGTGCGCGCGATGCGCGGCATTCTGGCACTGCGGGGAGTCACCTACGCTCGCCGCGCTGGGCACACCAGCACGGCTGATGACTGGCTGGAGCAGGCCCGCGAGCTTGCGCAGCTCACGGGCGATGTCGACCTGCATGCGTTGTCGTTCGGCCCTCGGTGGGTTCAGATGAGTACGGTCTCTGACCTCAACGATGTGGACAACCATGATGAGGCGCTGCGTCAGGTTGCGGATATGCGTCTCCCAAAGGGGCATCCGCCGAACCGGACGGCCCATTTTTGGATCAACAAGGCTCGGTCGCAGGCGTGGACGGCGCGGCATGACGAGGCGCTGGATTCGTTGCGCGAGGCGCGGAAGGTGGCGCCGCAGATGACGCGGTACCACCCGGAGGTGCATGAGACGGTCGGGACACTGCTGCGCGCGCGGCAGCGGGCCACGGACTCGTTGCGCGAGTTCGCCCAATGGAGCGGCGTGTAG
- a CDS encoding BMP family lipoprotein yields MRRVSTIAVAGIATAALAFSVTACGSSSEEGSKDAGIGLAYDVGGRGDHSFNDSAAKGYDKALKDFDVKGKELTAKDGDTDADRYDKLASLAEAGYNPVVGVGYAWTPSLTKAAKKYKDTDFAIVDSVVDSKNVASLVSAEHEGSYLAGVAAGLKTKSNKVGFIGGTDSALIKKFAGGFQQGLKDTNPKASLDVQWVQVGSAKGFGMPDRGKDIAEGMLSNKVDVIFSAAGGSGAGAIEATAGKKGTWSIGVDGDQYYDKGLAQYKNTIMTSMVKTVDGSVYDFIKSVIKDKKPESGVQSYDLKRGGVSLSYSGGFINDIKPKIEAAKKKIVDGQIKVNDTYKD; encoded by the coding sequence GTGCGCCGGGTATCCACGATAGCTGTCGCGGGCATTGCCACCGCGGCTCTCGCATTTTCCGTCACCGCGTGTGGCAGCAGCTCCGAAGAGGGAAGCAAGGACGCCGGCATCGGCCTGGCCTACGACGTCGGCGGCCGTGGCGACCACTCCTTCAACGACTCCGCCGCCAAGGGCTACGACAAGGCCCTGAAGGACTTCGACGTCAAGGGCAAGGAGTTGACGGCGAAGGACGGCGACACCGACGCCGACCGCTATGACAAGCTGGCGAGCCTCGCCGAGGCGGGCTACAACCCCGTCGTCGGCGTCGGCTACGCGTGGACCCCCTCGCTCACCAAGGCCGCCAAGAAGTACAAGGACACCGACTTCGCCATCGTCGACTCGGTCGTCGACTCCAAGAACGTCGCCAGCCTGGTCTCCGCCGAGCACGAGGGCTCCTACCTCGCCGGCGTGGCCGCGGGTCTGAAGACCAAGTCCAACAAGGTCGGCTTCATCGGCGGCACCGACAGCGCGCTGATCAAGAAGTTCGCGGGCGGCTTCCAGCAGGGACTGAAGGACACCAACCCCAAGGCGTCCCTGGACGTCCAGTGGGTGCAGGTCGGCTCGGCCAAGGGCTTCGGCATGCCGGACCGCGGCAAGGACATCGCCGAGGGGATGCTCTCCAACAAGGTCGACGTGATCTTCTCCGCGGCCGGCGGCTCCGGCGCGGGCGCCATCGAGGCGACCGCGGGCAAGAAGGGCACCTGGTCGATCGGCGTCGACGGCGACCAGTACTACGACAAGGGCCTGGCCCAGTACAAGAACACGATCATGACCTCCATGGTCAAGACCGTGGACGGCTCGGTCTACGACTTCATCAAGAGCGTCATCAAGGACAAGAAGCCCGAGAGCGGCGTCCAGTCCTACGACCTCAAGCGCGGCGGCGTCTCCCTCTCGTACTCCGGCGGGTTCATCAACGACATCAAGCCGAAGATCGAGGCGGCCAAGAAGAAGATCGTCGACGGCCAGATCAAGGTCAACGACACCTACAAGGACTGA
- a CDS encoding ABC transporter permease codes for MSATVTTTKSTSAPGKGNGPASRMSLGKVLLIVAGALVALSVLRAFVDAAQQADFDRVTSSGQIAAALSMAVPIGLAGLGGLWSERAGVVNIGLEGMMILGTFFGAWAGYQTNPWVGVLAGVLGGAVGGLVHAVATVTFGVDHIISGVAMNILALGATTYLAKRWFEPLSDIGGSPKNSPQVDPIQTFTVPGLSDWLADLENHHWFLVSDVAGILGGLVTDISALTIVSILLVVGSFFALWRTSFGLRLRSCGENPTAAESLGVNVYLYKYAAVVISGALAGLGGVFLALVRSHIYNEGQTGGRGYIGLAAMLFGNWRPGGLAMGAGLFGYSDALQLRNGGATVHALLLLVALGLAALAAWRIVRKSYVAGAASGAAAVALLLWYALTDTVPGGLVSATPYIVTLLVMGLASQRLRMPKANNRPYRKGQGT; via the coding sequence ATGAGTGCCACGGTGACCACCACCAAGAGCACAAGCGCGCCGGGCAAGGGGAACGGGCCCGCCTCCCGGATGTCCCTGGGCAAGGTGCTGCTGATCGTCGCCGGGGCGCTGGTCGCGCTGTCGGTGCTGCGGGCGTTCGTCGACGCCGCCCAGCAGGCGGACTTCGACCGCGTCACCTCCTCCGGGCAGATCGCCGCCGCGCTCTCCATGGCCGTGCCCATCGGCCTCGCGGGCCTCGGCGGACTGTGGTCCGAGCGGGCCGGTGTGGTCAACATCGGCCTCGAGGGCATGATGATCCTCGGCACCTTCTTCGGCGCCTGGGCGGGCTACCAGACCAACCCCTGGGTGGGCGTGCTCGCGGGCGTCCTCGGCGGCGCGGTCGGCGGTCTGGTCCACGCGGTGGCCACCGTCACCTTCGGGGTGGACCACATCATCTCCGGTGTGGCGATGAACATCCTCGCCCTCGGCGCCACCACCTATCTGGCCAAGCGCTGGTTCGAGCCGCTGTCCGACATCGGCGGCTCCCCGAAGAACTCCCCGCAGGTCGACCCCATCCAGACGTTCACCGTCCCCGGACTGTCCGACTGGCTCGCGGACCTGGAGAACCACCACTGGTTCCTGGTCTCCGACGTCGCCGGCATCCTCGGCGGCCTGGTCACCGACATCTCCGCGCTGACCATCGTCTCCATCCTCCTGGTCGTGGGCAGCTTCTTCGCCCTGTGGCGGACCTCGTTCGGACTGCGGCTGCGGTCCTGCGGTGAGAACCCGACGGCGGCCGAGTCCCTCGGCGTCAACGTCTACCTCTACAAGTACGCGGCCGTGGTGATCTCCGGCGCCCTCGCCGGGCTCGGCGGCGTCTTCCTCGCCCTCGTCCGCTCGCACATCTACAACGAGGGCCAGACCGGCGGCCGCGGCTACATCGGCCTCGCCGCCATGCTCTTCGGCAACTGGCGGCCGGGCGGGCTCGCGATGGGCGCCGGTCTCTTCGGCTACTCCGACGCCCTGCAGTTGCGCAACGGCGGGGCGACCGTCCACGCCCTGCTGCTCCTGGTCGCACTCGGCCTCGCCGCGCTGGCGGCCTGGCGGATTGTCCGCAAGAGTTATGTCGCGGGCGCGGCCTCCGGCGCCGCGGCCGTCGCGCTGCTGCTGTGGTACGCCCTGACCGACACGGTCCCGGGCGGCCTGGTCAGCGCCACGCCGTACATCGTGACCCTGCTGGTCATGGGGCTCGCCTCACAGCGGTTGCGGATGCCCAAGGCGAACAACAGGCCCTATCGAAAGGGACAGGGCACATGA
- a CDS encoding ABC transporter ATP-binding protein — translation MAHPAGPAPARPTSVAPQECAIEAASPPKGAPAGAVTDVAVELHGITKRFPGVVANHDIDITVRRGTVHALVGENGAGKSTLMKILYGMQRPDEGTIAIDGETVELHSPADAISRGVGMVHQHFMLADNLTVLENVVLGAEKLHGISGRARARIKEISDAYGLGVRPDVLVEDLGVADRQRVEILKVLYRGARTLILDEPTAVLVPQEVDALFDNLRELKSEGLTVLFISHKLGEVLSVADDITVIRRGTTVASVTPSETDPRQLAELMVGSELPSPETRESTVTDTEMLVVDALRLTATDVDGVERAVLDDIVLTIRKGEVLGIAGVEGNGQAELVEALMGMRDPDAGTITLDGADISHAPTRKRREDGIGYIPEDRHRHGLLLEAPLWENRILGHVTEVPNSKGGLLNPAAARRDTERIVAEYDVRTPGIEVTAASLSGGNQQKLIVGREMSHHPKLLIAAHPTRGVDVGAQAQIWDQIRTARREGLAVLLISADLDELIGLSDTLRVMFRGRLVADADPATITPEELGSAMTGAASGRLDHPADDGTEAATGGEAR, via the coding sequence GTGGCACATCCGGCCGGTCCGGCCCCGGCCCGCCCCACCTCCGTCGCCCCTCAGGAGTGCGCCATCGAAGCCGCCAGCCCACCCAAGGGCGCTCCCGCCGGTGCCGTCACCGACGTCGCCGTAGAACTCCACGGAATCACCAAGCGGTTCCCCGGAGTCGTCGCCAACCACGACATCGACATCACTGTGCGCCGCGGCACCGTACACGCCCTCGTGGGCGAGAACGGCGCGGGCAAGTCGACCCTGATGAAGATCCTCTACGGGATGCAGCGCCCGGACGAGGGCACCATCGCGATCGATGGCGAGACGGTGGAACTGCACTCCCCGGCGGACGCCATATCCCGCGGAGTGGGCATGGTGCACCAGCACTTCATGCTCGCCGACAACCTCACCGTGCTGGAGAACGTGGTCCTCGGCGCGGAGAAGCTGCACGGCATCAGCGGCCGGGCACGCGCCCGGATCAAGGAGATATCCGACGCCTACGGGCTGGGCGTCCGCCCCGATGTCCTCGTGGAGGACCTGGGGGTGGCGGACCGTCAGCGCGTGGAGATCCTCAAGGTCCTCTACCGGGGCGCCCGGACGCTCATTCTCGACGAGCCGACGGCCGTCCTCGTCCCGCAGGAGGTCGACGCGCTCTTCGACAACCTCCGCGAGCTCAAGTCCGAGGGCCTGACGGTGCTGTTCATCTCGCACAAGCTGGGCGAGGTGCTCTCCGTGGCCGATGACATCACCGTCATCCGCCGCGGCACCACGGTCGCCTCCGTCACGCCGTCCGAGACCGACCCCCGGCAGTTGGCCGAGCTGATGGTCGGCAGCGAGCTGCCCTCGCCCGAGACCCGCGAATCCACCGTCACCGACACCGAGATGCTCGTCGTGGACGCGCTGCGGCTGACCGCCACCGATGTGGACGGCGTGGAGCGGGCCGTGCTCGACGACATCGTCCTCACCATCCGCAAGGGCGAAGTCCTCGGCATCGCCGGTGTGGAGGGCAACGGCCAGGCCGAACTGGTCGAGGCCCTCATGGGCATGCGCGACCCCGACGCCGGCACCATCACCCTCGACGGCGCCGACATCTCCCACGCGCCCACCCGCAAGCGGCGCGAGGACGGCATCGGCTACATCCCCGAGGACCGCCACCGGCACGGACTGCTGCTGGAGGCGCCGCTGTGGGAGAACCGCATCCTCGGCCATGTCACCGAGGTGCCCAACAGCAAGGGCGGGCTGCTCAATCCGGCCGCCGCCCGGCGGGACACCGAGCGGATCGTCGCCGAGTACGACGTCCGCACCCCCGGGATCGAGGTCACCGCGGCCTCGCTGTCCGGCGGCAACCAGCAGAAGCTGATCGTCGGCCGGGAGATGAGCCACCACCCCAAGCTGCTGATCGCCGCGCACCCCACCCGGGGTGTGGACGTGGGCGCCCAGGCGCAGATCTGGGACCAGATCCGCACCGCGCGCCGTGAGGGCCTGGCGGTGCTGCTGATCTCGGCCGACCTGGACGAGCTGATCGGCCTGTCCGACACCCTGCGGGTGATGTTCCGCGGCCGGCTGGTCGCCGACGCCGATCCCGCCACCATCACCCCGGAGGAGCTGGGCTCGGCCATGACCGGCGCCGCCTCCGGCCGTCTGGACCACCCGGCCGACGACGGGACCGAGGCCGCGACCGGGGGAGAGGCCCGATGA